Proteins co-encoded in one Brassica rapa cultivar Chiifu-401-42 chromosome A02, CAAS_Brap_v3.01, whole genome shotgun sequence genomic window:
- the LOC103854115 gene encoding 26S proteasome non-ATPase regulatory subunit 12 homolog A-like → MGDSGNLEASIDRLLNEEKQMRLAENVAGTRKAATEILQLCFEAKDWKLLNEQILNLSKKRGQLKQAVQSMVQQAMQYIDQTPDIETRIELIKTLNNVSAGKIYVEIERARLTRKLAKIKEDQGQIAEAADLMQEVAVETFGAMAKTEKIAFILEQVRLCLDRQDYVRAQILSRKINPRVFDADTKKDKKKPKEGENIVEEAPADIPTLLELKRIYYELMIRYYSHNNEYLEICRSYKSIYDIPSVKETPEQWIPILRKICWFLVLAPHDPMQSSLLNATLEDKNLTEIPDFKMLLKQVVTMEVIQWTALWNKYKGEFENEKSMVGGSLGDKSGEDLKLRIIEHNILVVSKYYSRITLKRLAELLCLSIEEAEKYLSEMVVSKALIAKIDRPSGIVCFQIAKDSNEILNSWAVNLEKLLDLVEKSCHQIHKETMVHKAVLRS, encoded by the coding sequence ATGGGAGACAGCGGGAACCTCGAGGCGTCGATAGATCGGCTTCTGAATGAAGAGAAGCAGATGAGGCTCGCGGAGAACGTCGCCGGGACGAGGAAAGCCGCGACTGAGATTCTCCAGCTCTGTTTCGAAGCTAAGGACTGGAAGCTTCTCAACGAGCAGATTCTCAACCTCTCCAAGAAACGTGGCCAGCTTAAACAGGCTGTGCAATCGATGGTGCAGCAAGCTATGCAGTATATCGATCAGACTCCAGATATTGAAACTCGGATTGAGCTTATTAAGACGTTGAACAATGTGTCTGCTGGAAAGATATATGTTGAAATTGAGAGGGCTCGGCTGACAAGGAAGCTTGCTAAGATTAAGGAAGACCAGGGTCAGATCGCTGAGGCTGCAGATCTTATGCAAGAAGTTGCTGTGGAGACATTTGGCGCTATGGCCAAAACTGAGAAAATTGCATTTATCCTTGAACAAGTCCGTTTGTGCTTGGATCGTCAAGATTATGTACGTGCACAAATCTTATCTAGGAAGATCAATCCTAGAGTTTTTGATGCAGATACaaaaaaagataagaagaaACCCAAGGAAGGTGAGAACATTGTAGAGGAGGCTCCTGCTGATATACCGACTTTGTTGGAGCTCAAGAGAATTTACTATGAGCTAATGATTAGGTACTATTCTCATAACAATGAGTACCTTGAAATCTGCCGTAGCTACAAGTCAATATATGACATCCCTTCTGTTAAAGAAACCCCAGAGCAGTGGATTCCAATCCTGAGGAAGATCTGCTGGTTCTTGGTCTTGGCACCGCATGATCCAATGCAATCAAGCTTGCTCAATGCAACTTTGGAAGATAAGAACTTAACCGAAATTCCTGATTTCAAGATGCTTCTAAAACAGGTAGTGACAATGGAGGTTATTCAATGGACAGCTCTTTGGAACAAATACAAGGGTGAGTTTGAGAACGAGAAAAGCATGGTTGGAGGCTCTCTGGGTGACAAATCTGGTGAAGATCTGAAATTGAGAATCATTGAACATAATATTCTCGTTGTCTCTAAGTACTACTCAAGGATAACCTTGAAGAGACTTGCAGAGCTTTTATGCCTAAGCATTGAGGAGGCGGAGAAGTATCTCTCAGAGATGGTTGTGTCGAAGGCACTGATTGCAAAAATAGACAGACCATCAGGAATCGTGTGCTTCCAGATCGCAAAGGACAGCAACGAGATTCTCAACTCGTGGGCAGTGAATTTGGAGAAGCTCTTGGATCTTGTTGAAAAGAGTTGCCACCAGATCCACAAGGAAACCATGGTTCACAAAGCCGTACTCAGATCTTGA
- the LOC103854045 gene encoding cleavage and polyadenylation specificity factor subunit 3-II isoform X1 has product MAIDCLVLGAGQEIGKSCVVVTINGKKIMFDCGMHMGCDDHNRYPDFSILSKSGDFDNTISCLIITHFHMDHVGALPYFTEVCGYNGPVYMSYPTKALSPLMLEDYRRIMVDRRGEEELFTSAHIASCMNKVIPLDLKQTIQVDEDLQIRAYYAGHVLGAVMVYAKVGDAAIVYTGDYNMTTDRHLGAAKIDRLQLDLLISESTYATTTRGSKYPREREFLQAVHKCVAGGGKALIPSFALGRAQELCMLLDDYWERMNIKVPIYFSSGLTIQANMYYKMLISWTSQNVKEKHVTHNPFDFKNVKDFYRSLIHAPGPCVLFATPGMLCAGFSLEVFKHWAPSPLNLVALPGYSVAGTVGHKLMSGKPTTVDLYNGTKVDVRCKIHQVAFSPHTDAKGIMDLTKFLSPKNIVLVHGEKPSMMSLKDKITSELGIPCFVPANGETVSVASTTFVKANASDMFLKICSNPNFRFSNSSTQLRVTDQRTADGVLVIEKSKKAKIVHQDEVSEVLHEKDHVVSLAYCCPVKVKGESDDVGLIKQLSEKISETVSCADEIHESETCLQVGSFKGSLCLKEECVHRRGISSSCSEVKFLCCNWSVADLELGWGIINAMKQNL; this is encoded by the exons ATGGCGATCGATTGCCTCGTACTGG GTGCTGGACAAGAGATAGGGAAGAGCTGTGTAGTAGTAACGATCAATGGCAAAAAGATAATGTTCGATTGTGGGATGCACATGGGCTGCGACGATCACAACCGATACCCAGATTTCTCTATCCTCTCCAAGTCCGGTGATTTCGATAACACCATCTCCTGTCTCATCATCACTCACTT TCATATGGATCATGTTGGAGCGCTTCCTTACTTCACGGAGGTCTGTGGGTACAATGGTCCTGTTTACATGTCG TATCCCACGAAGGCTTTGTCTCCGTTGATGCTTGAGGACTATAGGAGGATTATGGTGGATAGAAGAGGCGAGGAGGAGCTTTTCACTTCGGCCCATATCGCTAGTTGCATGAACAAAG TAATTCCATTGGATTTGAAGCAAACGATTCAAGTTGATGAAGACCTTCAAATTCGTGCCTATTATGCAGGGCAT GTACTTGGAGCAGTGATGGTGTATGCAAAGGTCGGAGATGCGGCGATTGTGTACACCGGAGATTACAATATGACTACAGATAGACATCTTGGAGCAGCGAAAATCGACAGGCTCCAGTTGGATCTTCTCATATCAGA GTCTACATATGCAACTACCACTCGCGGCTCAAAATATCCCAGGGAGAGAGAGTTTCTTCAAGCT GTTCATAAATGTGTTGCTGGCGGAGGGAAAGCTCTGATTCCTTCATTTGCTCTTGGAAGGGCTCAG GAACTATGCATGCTGCTCGATGATTACTGGGAACGCATGAATATAAAGGTTCCAATTTACTTCTCGTCAG GTTTGACCATCCAAGCAAACATGTATTACAAAATGCTCATAAGCTGGACAAGCCAGAACGTCAAAGAAAAGCATGTTACACATAACCCATTTGATTTTAAGAATG TTAAAGATTTCTATCGATCTCTTATACATGCACCTGGGCCATGTGTTCTCTTTGCCACACCCGGTATGCTCTGTGCCGGATTCTCACTAGAAGTGTTCAAGCATTGGGCTCCTTCACCCCTAAATCTCGTTGCCCTGCCCGG TTACTCTGTGGCTGGTACTGTTGGTCACAAACTGATGTCTGGTAAACCAACAACGGTTGATCTCTACAATGGCACCAAGGTTGATGTCCGTTGCAAG ATACATCAAGTGGCTTTCAGTCCTCACACAGATGCAAAAGGAATAATGGATCTCACAAAGTTTCTTTCCCCAAAGAACATTGTACTCGTGCACGGAGAAAAACCCAGCATGATGTCTCTCAAGGACAAGATAACCTCAGAGCTTGGCATCCCCTGTTTCGTCCCTGCCAATGGCGAAACGGTTTCGGTCGCTTCGACCACTTTTGTAAAAGCAAACGCTTCTGATATGTTTCTTAAAATCTGCTCTAACCCAAACTTCAGATTCTCAAACTCCTCTACTCAGCTCCGTGTTACGGACCAGAGAACCGCAGATGGGGTTTTGGTAATAGAGAAGAGCAAAAAGGCAAAAATTGTTCACCAAGATGAAGTCTCTGAGGTGTTACATGAGAAAGACCATGTGGTCTCTTTGGCTTATTGTTGTCCTGTCAAAGTTAAGGGAGAATCAGATGATGTTGGTCTGATCAAACAGTTGTCGGAAAAGATCTCGGAGACAGTGTCTTGTGCTGATGAGATCCATGAATCTGAGACATGTTTGCAGGTTGGATCTTTCAAGGGTTCTTTGTGTCTGAAAGAGGAGTGTGTGCATAGAAGAGGGATAAGTAGTAGCTGTAGTGAAGTTAAGTTCTTGTGTTGCAACTGGTCTGTTGCAGATTTAGAGCTTGGTTGGGGAATCATCAATGCTATGAAACAAAATCTTTGA
- the LOC103854045 gene encoding cleavage and polyadenylation specificity factor subunit 3-II isoform X2 → MAIDCLVLGAGQEIGKSCVVVTINGKKIMFDCGMHMGCDDHNRYPDFSILSKSGDFDNTISCLIITHFHMDHVGALPYFTEYPTKALSPLMLEDYRRIMVDRRGEEELFTSAHIASCMNKVIPLDLKQTIQVDEDLQIRAYYAGHVLGAVMVYAKVGDAAIVYTGDYNMTTDRHLGAAKIDRLQLDLLISESTYATTTRGSKYPREREFLQAVHKCVAGGGKALIPSFALGRAQELCMLLDDYWERMNIKVPIYFSSGLTIQANMYYKMLISWTSQNVKEKHVTHNPFDFKNVKDFYRSLIHAPGPCVLFATPGMLCAGFSLEVFKHWAPSPLNLVALPGYSVAGTVGHKLMSGKPTTVDLYNGTKVDVRCKIHQVAFSPHTDAKGIMDLTKFLSPKNIVLVHGEKPSMMSLKDKITSELGIPCFVPANGETVSVASTTFVKANASDMFLKICSNPNFRFSNSSTQLRVTDQRTADGVLVIEKSKKAKIVHQDEVSEVLHEKDHVVSLAYCCPVKVKGESDDVGLIKQLSEKISETVSCADEIHESETCLQVGSFKGSLCLKEECVHRRGISSSCSEVKFLCCNWSVADLELGWGIINAMKQNL, encoded by the exons ATGGCGATCGATTGCCTCGTACTGG GTGCTGGACAAGAGATAGGGAAGAGCTGTGTAGTAGTAACGATCAATGGCAAAAAGATAATGTTCGATTGTGGGATGCACATGGGCTGCGACGATCACAACCGATACCCAGATTTCTCTATCCTCTCCAAGTCCGGTGATTTCGATAACACCATCTCCTGTCTCATCATCACTCACTT TCATATGGATCATGTTGGAGCGCTTCCTTACTTCACGGAG TATCCCACGAAGGCTTTGTCTCCGTTGATGCTTGAGGACTATAGGAGGATTATGGTGGATAGAAGAGGCGAGGAGGAGCTTTTCACTTCGGCCCATATCGCTAGTTGCATGAACAAAG TAATTCCATTGGATTTGAAGCAAACGATTCAAGTTGATGAAGACCTTCAAATTCGTGCCTATTATGCAGGGCAT GTACTTGGAGCAGTGATGGTGTATGCAAAGGTCGGAGATGCGGCGATTGTGTACACCGGAGATTACAATATGACTACAGATAGACATCTTGGAGCAGCGAAAATCGACAGGCTCCAGTTGGATCTTCTCATATCAGA GTCTACATATGCAACTACCACTCGCGGCTCAAAATATCCCAGGGAGAGAGAGTTTCTTCAAGCT GTTCATAAATGTGTTGCTGGCGGAGGGAAAGCTCTGATTCCTTCATTTGCTCTTGGAAGGGCTCAG GAACTATGCATGCTGCTCGATGATTACTGGGAACGCATGAATATAAAGGTTCCAATTTACTTCTCGTCAG GTTTGACCATCCAAGCAAACATGTATTACAAAATGCTCATAAGCTGGACAAGCCAGAACGTCAAAGAAAAGCATGTTACACATAACCCATTTGATTTTAAGAATG TTAAAGATTTCTATCGATCTCTTATACATGCACCTGGGCCATGTGTTCTCTTTGCCACACCCGGTATGCTCTGTGCCGGATTCTCACTAGAAGTGTTCAAGCATTGGGCTCCTTCACCCCTAAATCTCGTTGCCCTGCCCGG TTACTCTGTGGCTGGTACTGTTGGTCACAAACTGATGTCTGGTAAACCAACAACGGTTGATCTCTACAATGGCACCAAGGTTGATGTCCGTTGCAAG ATACATCAAGTGGCTTTCAGTCCTCACACAGATGCAAAAGGAATAATGGATCTCACAAAGTTTCTTTCCCCAAAGAACATTGTACTCGTGCACGGAGAAAAACCCAGCATGATGTCTCTCAAGGACAAGATAACCTCAGAGCTTGGCATCCCCTGTTTCGTCCCTGCCAATGGCGAAACGGTTTCGGTCGCTTCGACCACTTTTGTAAAAGCAAACGCTTCTGATATGTTTCTTAAAATCTGCTCTAACCCAAACTTCAGATTCTCAAACTCCTCTACTCAGCTCCGTGTTACGGACCAGAGAACCGCAGATGGGGTTTTGGTAATAGAGAAGAGCAAAAAGGCAAAAATTGTTCACCAAGATGAAGTCTCTGAGGTGTTACATGAGAAAGACCATGTGGTCTCTTTGGCTTATTGTTGTCCTGTCAAAGTTAAGGGAGAATCAGATGATGTTGGTCTGATCAAACAGTTGTCGGAAAAGATCTCGGAGACAGTGTCTTGTGCTGATGAGATCCATGAATCTGAGACATGTTTGCAGGTTGGATCTTTCAAGGGTTCTTTGTGTCTGAAAGAGGAGTGTGTGCATAGAAGAGGGATAAGTAGTAGCTGTAGTGAAGTTAAGTTCTTGTGTTGCAACTGGTCTGTTGCAGATTTAGAGCTTGGTTGGGGAATCATCAATGCTATGAAACAAAATCTTTGA
- the LOC103854044 gene encoding GDSL esterase/lipase At1g59030, producing MKLQLFWLALVFIAVKANPAKEGKNATIPALIVFGDSIMDTGNNNRLPTLLKCNFPPYGKDFPGGLATGRFSDGRVPSDLIAEKLGLAKSLPAFMNPNLKPQDLLKGVTFASGGTGYDPLTAKIMSVISVWDQLTYFKQYISTIKQHFGEKKAQDILDHSFFVVCSSSNDLAHTFLAQSHKYDRTSYANFLADSAVKFVRELHKLGAKKIGVFSAVPVGCVPLQRTVFGGLFTRGCVKPLNNMAKQFNARLSPALESLDKELDGVIFYIDVYDTLFDMIQHPAKYGFEVADRGCCGRGSLAISYMCNSLNPFTCSNSSAYIFWDSYHPTERAYQVIVDNLLNKYLSKLY from the exons ATGAAGCTTCAGTTGTTTTGGCTTGCTTTGGTATTCATTGCCGTCAAAGCTAATCCAGCGAAGGAAGGAAAGAATGCAACAATCCCTGCACTAATAGTTTTTGGAGATTCAATCATGGATACTGGTAATAACAATAGACTTCCAACTCTTTTGAAGTGCAATTTTCCTCCCTACGGCAAGGACTTTCCTGGCGGCTTGGCCACCGGAAGATTTTCTGATGGAAGAGTTCCCTCTGATCTCATTG CTGAAAAATTGGGATTGGCTAAGTCACTACCAGCATTTATGAACCCGAATTTGAAGCCTCAAGATCTTCTTAAGGGTGTAACATTTGCATCTGGAGGAACTGGTTACGATCCGCTAACGGCTAAGATTATG TCCGTGATATCAGTCTGGGATCAACTAACATATTTCAAGCAATATATATCAACGATTAAACAACATTTTGGAGAGAAAAAAGCTCAAGATATATTGGACCATAGTTTTTTTGTTGTGTGTTCTAGTAGTAACGACCTTGCTCACACTTTCTTAGCTCAATCACATAAATATGACCGTACCTCATATGCCAATTTCTTGGCTGACTCAGCAGTCAAATTCGTAAGA GAATTACATAAACTTGGAGCTAAAAAAATCGGAGTGTTTAGCGCAGTGCCGGTTGGATGTGTACCACTTCAAAGAACAGTGTTTGGAGGTTTGTTTACAAGAGGATGTGTTAAACCTTTAAACAACATGGCAAAACAATTCAACGCAAGGCTTTCACCTGCACTAGAATCTTTAGATAAAGAGTTGGATGGTGTTATCTTCTACATTGATGTTTATGATACTCTTTTCGACATGATCCAACATCCTGCAAAATACG GTTTTGAGGTAGCTGATAGAGGATGTTGCGGTAGAGGTTCTCTCGCAATATCCTACATGTGTAACTCATTGAATCCATTCACATGTTCTAATTCCTCAGCCTATATATTTTGGGATAGCTACCACCCAACTGAGAGAGCTTATCAAGTTATCGTTGACAACTTGCTTAACAAATATTTAAGCAAACTCTATTGA
- the LOC103854046 gene encoding dolichyl-diphosphooligosaccharide--protein glycosyltransferase subunit 1B encodes MAARIWIFSVAVALFLSFSSGHDLQIVNAERRIDLSSHIVNAFLTLKVENIGKDPAADMLLAFPPTQIKHLSMVQAMAITGKKKKKTYLPLDVKPTEQPDAPNDTGYFLVSFATPLTPGETVTLEVLYILTHSLEPFPSEIAQSESQLVYYRDSAVILSPYHIKQQTTFFKTPSARVESFTSVDPANRAGKEIKYGPYEDRAPYSYAPVIVHFENNSPFAVVEELVREIEISHWGSLQITENYRLTHGGARHKGVFSRVDYQSRRSISGSSSFNALLAVLPPKVNSVYYRDNIGNISTSHLRTGFKKSELEFEPRYPLFGGWRATFIIGYRVPLEDYLFEAPDGRRYLNFTFGCPLVETIVNKLTIKVVLPEGSKDPSAVLPFTVNQDLQVKYSYLDIVGRTVVVLQKDNVVPTHNVPFQVYYTFKPIYMLAEPFMLVSAFFFVFVASLAYVHIDLNIVKK; translated from the exons ATGGCTGCTCGTATCTGGATCTTCTCCGTAGCTGTAGCTCTATTCTTATCGTTTTCGTCCGGTCACGATCTCCAGATCGTGAATGCCGAGCGAagg ATCGATTTAAGCTCACATATCGTGAACGCCTTCTTGACCCTTAAG GTGGAAAATATTGGGAAAGATCCTGCGGCAGATATGCTTCTTGCTTTCCCACCTACCCAGATCAAGCATTTATCTATGGTCCAAGCCATGGCAATTAcaggcaagaagaagaagaaaacctaCTTGCCTCTAGATGTCAAACCAACCGAACAACCTGACGCACCAAACGACACCGGATACTTCCTTGTTTCCTTTGCCACCCCCTTAACCCCGGGCGAAACCGTTACACTCGAGGTGCTATACATACTGACTCATTCCCTGGAGCCTTTCCCATCAGAGATAGCCCAGTCAGAATCTCAGCTGGTTTACTACCGGGACAGTGCAGTGATACTCTCACCTTATCATATTAAGCAACAGACGACTTTTTTCAAGACTCCTAGTGCTAGAGTAGAGTCTTTCACTAGCGTCGACCCTGCCAACCGAGCTGGAAAAGAGATCAAATATGGACCGTATGAGGACCGTGCTCCGTACTCCTATGCACCTGTGATCGTTCATTTTGAGAATAACAGTCCGTTTGCTGTTGTTGAGGAGCTTGTGCGTGAGATTGAGATTTCGCACTGGGGTAGCCTTCAGATAACGGAGAATTACAGGTTGACTCATGGGGGAGCTCGTCATAAGGGTGTCTTCTCAAG GGTTGACTATCAATCTAGACGTTCCATCAGTGGTTCATCCTCATTCAATGCGCTCCTTGCAGTACTTCCTCCCAAAGTTAACTCTGTTTACTACAGGGATAACATTGGAAACATCTCAACTTCACATTTGCGTACTGGCTTTAAGAAG TCAGAACTTGAATTTGAACCGCGATACCCGTTATTTGGAGGGTGGAGAGCAACATTTATCATTGGCTATCGAGTTCCATTGGAAGACTATCTCTTTGAAGCACCAGATGGCAGACGTTACTTGAACTTTACCTTTGGCTGCCCGCTCGTTGAAACTATAGTTAACAAGTTGACTATCAAA GTCGTGCTTCCTGAAGGATCAAAGGACCCTTCTGCTGTTTTACCCTTCACAGTCAATCAAGACTTACAG GTCAAATACTCATACCTTGACATCGTGGGAAGAACCGTGGTTGTGTTGCAAAAGGATAATGTAGTTCCCACTCACAACGTACCCTTCCAG GTGTATTATACGTTCAAACCAATATACATGCTTGCGGAACCGTTCATGCTTGTATCGGCTTTCTTCTTCGTCTTTGTGGCTTCTCTTGCGTATGTACACATCGATCTCAATATCGTCAAGAAATAG
- the LOC103854047 gene encoding uncharacterized protein LOC103854047, with protein MGENTNRSEAERLLGISEKLLESRDLNGSKEFAILAQETEPLLEGTDQILAVVDVLLASAADNRINNQPNWYKILQIEDPDQSSADADLIKKQYRRLALLLHPDKNRLPYADQAFRFVVDAWEVLSTASKKSQFDLVFTKVDLGGGRGKKKGTSERMSTFWTACPYCYALHEYPRVYQEYCIRCQNCQRAFHAASVPQLPPLVPGKDEYYCCWGFFPMGFVGGKGGEEAAGDTAKFPNWMPPVFGQNGGVVTPTEPGPNVNGAGSSRGVPISFDGWSSGSGKRDAEAVRSDNGGVNSDGMPKKRGRGRPKKNV; from the coding sequence ATGGGCGAAAACACTAACCGCTCCGAAGCCGAACGCCTCCTCGGAATCTCGGAGAAGCTCCTCGAGTCTCGAGATCTGAACGGCTCAAAAGAGTTCGCCATCCTAGCTCAGGAGACAGAGCCTCTCCTCGAAGGCACCGATCAAATCCTCGCCGTGGTCGACGTCTTGCTCGCTTCCGCCGCGGATAATCGCATCAACAACCAACCGAACTGGTACAAAATCCTCCAGATCGAGGATCCGGACCAGTCCTCCGCCGACGCCGATCTGATCAAGAAGCAGTACCGCCGCCTCGCTCTCCTCCTCCACCCTGACAAAAACCGCCTCCCTTACGCCGATCAGGCGTTCCGGTTCGTGGTGGACGCATGGGAGGTGCTCTCGACGGCGTCGAAGAAGTCGCAGTTCGATCTCGTCTTCACGAAGGTGGATCTCGGTGGTGGGAGGGGTAAGAAGAAAGGGACGAGCGAGAGGATGAGTACGTTTTGGACCGCGTGTCCTTACTGTTACGCGCTTCACGAGTATCCTAGGGTTTATCAGGAGTATTGCATCAGATGCCAAAACTGCCAGCGTGCGTTTCACGCGGCGAGTGTTCCTCAGTTGCCTCCCTTGGTGCCTGGGAAGGACGAGTATTACTGCTGTTGGGGTTTTTTTCCCATGGGGTTCGTCGGAGGTaaaggaggagaagaagctgCGGGGGATACAGCGAAGTTTCCGAACTGGATGCCTCCTGTGTTCGGGCAGAATGGTGGTGTTGTTACTCCGACAGAACCTGGTCCTAATGTTAACGGGGCGGGTTCGTCTCGCGGTGTTCCGATTAGCTTTGATGGATGGTCAAGTGGTTCGGGGAAAAGAGATGCGGAGGCGGTGAGGAGTGACAATGGTGGAGTTAACTCTGATGGGATGCCGAAGAAGAGAGGTAGAGGGAGGCCTAAGAAGAATGTGTGA